The following are encoded together in the Bacillus sp. V2I10 genome:
- the tagH gene encoding teichoic acids export ABC transporter ATP-binding subunit TagH: MTPKVKFSHVSKTYKLYKKNTDKLLDLFSISKKRTKTFYALQDISFEVFDGETIGVIGTNGSGKSTLSNLLSESVPHTSGSVTINGDPSLIAISAGLDKNLTGLDNIQQKSLMHGLKSKEIKQMTEKIMEFADLGDFIYQPVKNYSSGMKSRLGFAISVHTNPDLLIIDEALSVGDQTFYKKCIDKINEFKKEGKTIFFVSHSISQVRSISDRVMWVHFGRIKEFGDAKTVLENYETFIKWFNKLTEKEKKHYKTEMLQQQTEQKSEEIHTNTDLNPLSRTNRIEKPKKQRNFSLFFQIILLLSVSLLSGAALFSSNPLSAVNQFIEKQKGLENQTAEDEPTGIPASVNQDGMIIGEKTAAYTDPDKEKSISLPFSAAVFVEEEINDLYKITYMDQTLYADKNEVKLTAKSSFTKSSSTIEQFEPLFPDTFFESYEYFLAQLGLDYDAVSTKLKGYSESADEQGLKMISLGNYAVAFRFNQEEIADEIIISNIESDQAEELISQAQVVSANKQQYFLLTESYEYVLDTATNTVTMKKTK; encoded by the coding sequence ATGACGCCAAAAGTAAAATTTAGTCATGTTTCAAAAACATATAAACTATACAAAAAAAATACAGACAAACTTCTTGATCTTTTTTCAATTTCAAAAAAGAGAACGAAAACCTTCTATGCCTTGCAGGATATATCTTTTGAGGTGTTTGACGGTGAAACAATAGGAGTAATTGGTACAAACGGTTCTGGGAAATCAACACTTTCAAATCTCCTTTCAGAATCTGTTCCACATACTTCAGGTTCTGTCACAATAAATGGAGATCCATCGTTAATAGCCATTTCTGCCGGTTTAGATAAAAACCTGACTGGATTAGATAATATTCAGCAGAAATCGTTAATGCATGGTTTGAAGAGCAAAGAAATCAAGCAGATGACTGAAAAAATCATGGAATTTGCAGACCTTGGCGATTTCATTTATCAGCCGGTAAAAAACTATTCCAGCGGCATGAAATCAAGACTGGGATTCGCTATTTCCGTTCACACTAATCCTGACCTGCTTATTATAGATGAAGCATTATCTGTCGGTGATCAGACCTTTTATAAAAAATGTATTGATAAGATTAATGAGTTTAAAAAAGAAGGGAAAACAATCTTCTTTGTAAGTCACTCCATTTCGCAAGTCAGATCTATTTCTGACCGGGTAATGTGGGTCCATTTTGGAAGGATCAAAGAATTTGGCGACGCAAAAACGGTGCTGGAAAACTATGAGACTTTTATTAAATGGTTTAATAAGTTAACCGAAAAAGAAAAGAAACACTATAAAACTGAAATGCTGCAGCAACAAACTGAGCAAAAAAGCGAAGAGATTCATACAAACACTGACTTGAATCCACTTTCTCGGACAAACCGAATAGAAAAGCCTAAAAAGCAACGTAATTTTTCCTTGTTTTTCCAAATTATTTTATTATTAAGTGTGTCTTTACTAAGCGGTGCAGCCCTGTTCTCAAGTAACCCATTATCCGCTGTCAATCAATTCATTGAGAAACAAAAGGGATTGGAAAATCAGACAGCTGAAGATGAGCCAACCGGAATTCCTGCAAGCGTCAATCAGGATGGAATGATTATAGGCGAGAAAACAGCAGCTTATACGGATCCTGATAAAGAAAAATCAATATCTCTTCCTTTTTCGGCAGCTGTCTTTGTCGAAGAAGAAATCAATGACCTGTATAAAATAACTTATATGGATCAGACATTATATGCGGATAAAAACGAGGTTAAACTGACTGCGAAAAGCTCATTCACAAAGAGCAGCAGTACCATTGAGCAGTTCGAACCATTGTTCCCTGATACGTTCTTTGAATCGTATGAATACTTTTTAGCCCAACTAGGATTAGATTATGATGCTGTTTCGACTAAGCTTAAAGGATATTCAGAATCTGCTGATGAACAAGGTCTTAAAATGATCAGCCTTGGCAATTATGCTGTGGCTTTCAGATTCAATCAGGAAGAAATCGCTGATGAAATTATCATAAGCAACATTGAAAGTGATCAGGCTGAAGAATTGATCAGCCAGGCCCAAGTTGTTTCAGCAAACAAACAACAGTATTTTTTACTCACAGAAAGCTATGAATATGTTCTGGATACAGCAACAAATACTGTTACAATGAAAAAAACAAAATAA
- a CDS encoding ABC transporter permease, with translation MKFAMQIIKEQFLNINLMFRLAIYEVKSKYLMHYLGVFWEFLNPAIQLFVYWFVIGIGIRGGGEISGFPYVIWLLTGIIPWFFISRSVSQGTSSVFRKVNLVAKMKFPVSVLPTISIISSSFIFIIMIIILFIILSFYGIGFNLMLIQLPYYLISMFIFLFASTLLFSTISVVVRDFHSLLQQGMRVVFYLTPILWDPSLFSPLIQNILKLNPFFYLVNGFRDSILGTGWFYQDLIYTIYFWSFTLLILLVGSTVHIKLRNRFVDYI, from the coding sequence ATGAAGTTTGCCATGCAAATTATCAAAGAACAATTTCTGAATATTAATTTGATGTTCAGACTTGCTATATATGAAGTGAAAAGCAAATATTTAATGCATTATCTAGGTGTATTTTGGGAGTTTCTCAACCCAGCTATCCAGTTATTTGTCTACTGGTTTGTCATTGGTATAGGTATTAGAGGCGGAGGAGAAATTAGCGGTTTTCCTTATGTCATTTGGCTTTTGACTGGGATCATTCCATGGTTTTTCATTTCACGTTCCGTAAGTCAAGGAACCAGCAGTGTATTCCGCAAGGTAAATTTAGTCGCAAAAATGAAATTCCCTGTGAGTGTTTTGCCGACTATCTCAATTATAAGCAGCAGTTTTATTTTTATTATTATGATTATCATTTTATTTATCATTCTTTCTTTCTATGGAATAGGCTTTAATCTAATGCTGATCCAGCTTCCATATTATCTTATCAGCATGTTTATTTTTTTATTTGCAAGTACTTTATTATTTTCAACAATTTCTGTAGTAGTAAGAGATTTTCACTCTTTGCTTCAGCAAGGGATGAGAGTGGTTTTTTATTTAACGCCCATTCTTTGGGACCCAAGCCTTTTTTCGCCGCTTATCCAAAATATTTTAAAACTGAATCCATTCTTCTATCTTGTTAATGGATTTCGGGATTCTATCTTGGGAACAGGCTGGTTTTACCAAGATCTCATTTACACCATTTATTTTTGGTCCTTCACACTGCTTATCTTATTAGTTGGATCAACTGTGCATATTAAACTTAGAAATCGGTTCGTCGATTATATATAA
- the kdsB gene encoding 3-deoxy-manno-octulosonate cytidylyltransferase yields MKVIGVIPARYGSTRFPGKPLAMILNKLMIQHVYERVSQSEKLDGVIVATDHEEIKQVVEGFGGQVVMTRKDHETGSDRIAEVASKVDGDFFVNIQGDEPLIHHEIIDALIAEAHEDPNAVVTAKTKIHSMEDVENPNVVKVITDHSKRALYFSRSPIPYNRSNQPFTYYKHLGIYGYPKQILNEFVKLPQSSLESAEMLEQLRLLENGYTVKVVETAYDAVGVDTPEDIEKVENILGGN; encoded by the coding sequence ATGAAAGTTATTGGAGTTATTCCTGCAAGATACGGCTCAACCAGATTCCCCGGCAAACCGTTAGCAATGATTTTGAACAAACTAATGATTCAGCATGTATATGAAAGAGTCAGTCAAAGCGAAAAGCTGGATGGGGTCATTGTTGCTACTGATCATGAAGAAATTAAGCAAGTGGTCGAGGGCTTCGGCGGACAAGTTGTCATGACACGCAAAGATCATGAAACAGGTTCTGACCGTATTGCAGAAGTTGCATCTAAAGTGGATGGTGATTTCTTCGTGAACATTCAAGGAGATGAGCCGCTCATTCACCATGAAATTATCGACGCTCTTATTGCGGAAGCACATGAAGATCCAAATGCTGTTGTAACAGCAAAAACAAAGATTCATTCAATGGAAGATGTTGAAAATCCCAATGTCGTTAAAGTGATTACCGATCATTCAAAGCGTGCATTGTACTTTTCTCGTTCTCCTATCCCGTACAACAGATCCAATCAGCCGTTTACTTATTATAAGCATCTGGGCATTTACGGTTATCCAAAGCAAATCCTAAACGAGTTCGTCAAGCTTCCTCAATCATCACTGGAATCTGCAGAAATGCTTGAACAGCTTCGTTTATTGGAAAATGGTTACACGGTTAAAGTTGTTGAAACTGCCTACGATGCAGTTGGAGTAGATACTCCTGAAGATATTGAAAAAGTAGAAAACATACTTGGAGGAAACTAA
- the kdsA gene encoding 3-deoxy-8-phosphooctulonate synthase produces MTNHVQLNDIKFGGNNPFVLIAGPCMIESEALVMETAEKIKEITAKLDIPFVFKASFDKANRSSIFSDRGPGIEKGLEILAKVKERFDVPVVSDIHEAGQAEIAAEVLDIIQIPAFLCRQTDLLVAAGNTGKVINVKKGQFLAPWDMQNVVTKLRETGNENILLTERGTTFGYNNLVVDMRSLITMREMGVPVVFDATHSVQIPGGNGTTTGGKREFVPYLSRAAASVGIDSIFMEVHPDPDNALSDGPNMVKLENLEEVLKPIKEIDSLIKQL; encoded by the coding sequence ATGACTAACCACGTTCAACTAAACGATATTAAATTTGGCGGCAACAATCCTTTCGTCCTAATCGCTGGTCCTTGCATGATCGAAAGCGAAGCACTTGTAATGGAAACAGCTGAAAAAATTAAAGAGATTACGGCAAAGCTTGATATTCCTTTCGTTTTTAAAGCTTCATTCGATAAAGCCAACAGATCGTCTATCTTCTCTGATCGCGGACCTGGCATTGAAAAAGGTCTTGAAATTTTAGCTAAAGTGAAAGAACGCTTTGATGTACCTGTTGTTTCAGATATTCATGAAGCTGGACAAGCTGAAATTGCAGCTGAAGTACTTGATATCATTCAAATTCCTGCGTTCTTATGTCGTCAAACAGACCTATTGGTAGCTGCAGGAAACACAGGCAAAGTCATCAACGTGAAAAAAGGACAATTCCTTGCTCCTTGGGATATGCAGAACGTCGTGACAAAGCTTCGTGAAACTGGCAACGAAAACATCCTATTAACAGAACGCGGTACAACTTTCGGTTATAACAACTTAGTAGTAGATATGCGTTCTTTAATTACAATGCGTGAAATGGGCGTTCCAGTTGTATTTGATGCTACTCACAGTGTTCAAATTCCTGGAGGCAACGGCACAACTACTGGCGGAAAACGTGAATTCGTTCCTTACTTATCAAGAGCGGCTGCTTCAGTAGGCATTGATTCTATCTTCATGGAAGTTCATCCTGATCCTGACAATGCCCTATCAGACGGACCAAACATGGTTAAATTAGAAAACCTTGAAGAAGTACTGAAACCAATCAAAGAGATCGATTCATTAATTAAACAATTATAA
- a CDS encoding SIS domain-containing protein: MLSVKIPAIDFITDVTEVLEKEANAILALKDELNESINDALNMILECKGRVVITGMGKSGIIGRKMNATMASTGTPSLFLHPSEGLHGDLGMVTKDDVVIAISNSGETDEVLNLIPSIKRIGAKMIAIVKNPHSTLGMKSDVVLSIGNAPEACPLGLAPTTSTTVTLALGDALAIALLKARNFKPEDFALFHPSGSLGRKLLLTVENVVTATQKNPLAYGNTTIQESLFQMTAQGLGAISVVDETDRLIGILTDGDIRRAFTQTSDILYREVNDLCNITPVTIESGALAVQALELMEECKINVLPVVDPYNRPIGMIHILDLMNLGL, translated from the coding sequence ATGTTAAGTGTAAAAATACCTGCTATCGATTTTATTACTGATGTTACTGAAGTTTTGGAAAAGGAAGCTAATGCTATTTTAGCTTTAAAGGACGAACTGAATGAGTCTATCAATGATGCCCTGAACATGATCCTTGAGTGTAAGGGTAGAGTTGTCATTACTGGAATGGGTAAATCAGGAATAATTGGCCGCAAGATGAATGCTACGATGGCAAGTACGGGTACACCTTCGCTATTCCTTCATCCTTCTGAAGGGCTTCATGGTGATCTTGGGATGGTTACAAAGGATGATGTTGTCATTGCGATTTCTAATAGCGGGGAAACAGATGAGGTTTTAAATCTGATTCCTTCTATTAAAAGAATCGGCGCAAAAATGATCGCCATTGTTAAGAATCCTCACTCGACACTTGGAATGAAATCAGACGTTGTGTTAAGTATTGGCAATGCTCCTGAGGCATGCCCATTGGGTTTAGCGCCAACAACAAGCACTACAGTGACGCTTGCTTTAGGAGACGCATTAGCCATTGCATTGTTAAAAGCTAGAAACTTCAAACCAGAAGATTTTGCTTTGTTTCATCCAAGCGGCTCACTTGGAAGAAAGCTGCTTTTAACTGTTGAAAATGTTGTGACAGCTACTCAGAAAAATCCGCTGGCTTACGGAAATACGACCATTCAGGAATCCCTGTTCCAGATGACGGCACAAGGCCTTGGTGCGATCAGTGTTGTTGATGAAACAGATCGATTAATTGGAATTCTTACAGATGGAGATATTCGCAGAGCTTTCACTCAAACAAGTGATATCTTGTATCGTGAAGTCAATGATCTATGCAACATAACTCCTGTTACGATTGAATCAGGCGCTTTAGCGGTTCAGGCACTGGAGTTAATGGAAGAGTGCAAAATAAATGTTCTTCCAGTTGTAGATCCATATAATCGCCCAATTGGAATGATTCATATTTTGGATTTAATGAACCTCGGGCTTTAA
- a CDS encoding HAD family hydrolase: protein MQIKLIVLDVDGVLTDGRLFIGSDGEEYKAFHTQDGMGISLAHYAGIKTAIITGRKSEAVTKRAKELSISYVYQGIHEKMDVLEKIVKELNIELSEVCYVGDDINDLPILQNVGFPAAPNNAVEIVKENVQYTAKLNGGEGAVREIIDSILHETYDYRALLTDYLNGKVKVTQ, encoded by the coding sequence ATGCAGATTAAATTAATTGTTTTAGATGTAGATGGAGTTCTAACAGATGGCAGACTTTTCATTGGTTCTGATGGTGAAGAGTATAAAGCTTTCCACACACAGGATGGCATGGGCATCAGCCTTGCTCATTATGCTGGAATCAAAACGGCCATCATTACAGGCAGAAAATCAGAAGCTGTAACAAAGCGCGCGAAAGAATTAAGCATCAGCTATGTTTATCAGGGTATCCATGAAAAAATGGACGTTCTTGAAAAAATCGTAAAAGAACTTAACATTGAACTCAGCGAAGTATGTTACGTGGGCGATGATATTAACGATCTTCCAATCCTTCAAAATGTTGGATTCCCGGCTGCACCGAACAATGCAGTTGAGATCGTCAAAGAAAACGTTCAATATACAGCTAAGTTAAATGGAGGAGAAGGGGCTGTTCGTGAAATTATTGACTCTATCCTGCATGAAACCTATGATTATCGTGCTCTTTTAACAGACTACTTAAATGGTAAAGTGAAAGTGACGCAGTAA
- a CDS encoding HIT family protein, with protein sequence MTSCPICQKHQDLNEAIYEDQDWIVTHGPVASQVLGYLYIEPKRHVENWSEFTDQELSAVGPLIKKLEAAVKKELSVDRMYVVTISEAVRHLHFHLIPRLHDQEIKGLPLIEQATQQKTKESHKMTEQNLNLFIKNVRSTLS encoded by the coding sequence TTGACTTCTTGTCCAATCTGTCAAAAACATCAGGATTTAAATGAAGCTATATATGAAGATCAAGATTGGATCGTTACACACGGTCCAGTTGCATCTCAAGTTTTAGGATACCTGTACATTGAACCAAAGAGGCATGTGGAAAACTGGTCAGAATTCACAGACCAGGAACTCTCTGCCGTAGGTCCTCTGATCAAAAAATTAGAGGCTGCTGTAAAAAAGGAATTATCAGTTGATCGAATGTATGTGGTAACAATCAGTGAAGCTGTTAGGCATCTGCATTTCCACCTGATTCCGAGGCTTCATGATCAAGAGATAAAGGGACTCCCTCTAATCGAACAGGCAACACAGCAAAAAACAAAAGAATCTCATAAAATGACTGAACAAAACTTGAACTTATTTATTAAAAATGTCAGGTCAACTCTTTCATAA
- a CDS encoding capsular polysaccharide biosynthesis protein: MFAKHILTFIKKIVKKTLFYGTVIKYIFMPLKSSEHSLVAFVFNVAKWKRPFVEPYLSEYKNIYIPNTRTLGLLPLVFRRTEKKVFIIWGYKNDEAITQYAEEHNVPVYRMEDGFIRSVGLGSMHTPPFSLCLDKKGMYFDSTKPSDLEEILNTYDFQGDHLLLNRAKKCISHLQQLGISKYNHVRKRDVDDIYGPKTKKRILVIGQVEDDASILMGSDKNWTNNDLVRLASEENPEDEIIYKPHPDVLTGRRKKQSNPNDIRHIAKVIEEPLSLADSFKTIDHVYTITSLSGFEAVIRDIPVTTVGAPFYTGWGLTDDRQIVNRRKRKLTKEELFAGAYILYPKYIDPMSKETITLEETIGRINRS, translated from the coding sequence GTGTTTGCCAAACATATTTTGACCTTTATAAAAAAAATAGTAAAAAAAACTTTATTTTATGGGACTGTAATAAAATATATATTTATGCCGCTAAAATCATCTGAACATTCTTTAGTTGCTTTTGTCTTTAATGTAGCCAAATGGAAAAGACCTTTTGTAGAGCCTTACTTATCTGAATATAAAAATATTTATATTCCTAATACAAGAACATTAGGGTTACTACCGTTAGTTTTTCGAAGAACAGAAAAAAAGGTATTTATTATTTGGGGCTATAAAAATGATGAGGCAATTACTCAATATGCAGAAGAGCATAATGTTCCCGTTTATAGAATGGAAGATGGCTTTATCCGTTCGGTTGGACTAGGTTCTATGCATACACCTCCGTTTTCACTATGTCTCGATAAAAAAGGGATGTATTTTGATTCAACAAAACCAAGCGACTTAGAAGAAATTTTAAATACGTATGACTTTCAAGGGGATCATTTACTTCTGAATCGTGCAAAAAAATGTATAAGTCATCTTCAACAGCTCGGTATTAGTAAGTACAATCATGTACGTAAAAGGGATGTAGATGACATATATGGTCCAAAGACTAAGAAACGGATCCTCGTGATTGGTCAAGTTGAAGATGATGCTTCCATCTTAATGGGAAGTGACAAAAACTGGACGAATAATGATTTAGTCCGGCTTGCGAGTGAAGAAAACCCAGAGGATGAAATTATTTATAAGCCTCATCCAGATGTTTTAACTGGCAGAAGAAAAAAACAATCAAATCCGAATGATATTAGGCACATTGCAAAAGTTATAGAAGAACCATTAAGTTTAGCTGATTCTTTTAAAACGATTGATCATGTTTATACGATTACATCTTTATCGGGATTTGAGGCGGTTATTCGAGATATTCCTGTTACAACGGTAGGTGCTCCTTTTTACACTGGTTGGGGTTTAACAGATGACCGACAGATAGTTAATAGAAGGAAAAGAAAATTAACAAAAGAAGAACTATTTGCAGGAGCTTATATTCTTTATCCTAAATACATCGATCCAATGAGTAAAGAAACGATTACATTAGAAGAGACGATTGGGCGAATAAATAGAAGTTAA